One genomic region from Homalodisca vitripennis isolate AUS2020 chromosome 6, UT_GWSS_2.1, whole genome shotgun sequence encodes:
- the LOC124365469 gene encoding uncharacterized protein LOC124365469, with protein sequence MASSLDKLAKNLSPNQFRHTSNIYQGEKLELLVKKGVYPYDYMDSIEKFERCSLPNQEDFYNKLNDAHVKPEDYRHAVNVWNTFNIQNMKDYTLLYNQTDVLLLADIMENFRDVCMQTYQIDPAWYYTAPGLAWSAMLKTTGIKLDLLSDYNMILMIGKGIRGGVSQCSNRYATANNPFMEDFDEDQPTSYLTYLDANNLYGWSMSEYMPYKNFKWCKTDIDVTKVPDDAPTGYILEVDLVYPEQLHDLHSDLPLAPERRVPPGSKEEKLLTTLFGKEKYVVHYRNLKQYLSLGMKLKKVHRVISFSQSAWLKPYIDLNTEMRTQARNEFEKDFFKLMNNSVFGKTMENIRNRVDIRLATKDEQVDKWTAQPNFKSRTIFTEQLAAVHKSKTKLMFNKAIYVGMSILDMSKTLMYDFHYNVIKRRRPDLYKDIKGMIDLFDTSDYPQPNRYNMPAVNKKVLGKMKDELNGRIMYEHVGLRSKMYSSRSEGGVIKKSKGVKKTTIENHLTFDDYKQCLFTSGIQYGSMNMIRSFKHDLYSVELNKIVLSPHDDKRYIQDDGIGTLPWGNYSIPVEVMAELEIRSALSTQ encoded by the exons ATGGCAAGCAGTCTAGACAAGTTGGCCAAAAACCTGTCTCCCAATCAGTTCAGACACACTTCCAATATCTACCAAGGTGAAAAACTAGAGCTGTTGGTGAAAAAAGGTGTTTATCCCTACGATTACATGGACAGCATTGAGAAGTTTGAACGTTGTTCGCTTCCAAACCAAGAAGATTTCTACAACAAGCTAAACGACGCTCACGTAAAGCCCGAAGACTACCGACATGCGGTCAACGTTTGGAATACGTTCAACATACAGAACATGAAAGACTACACACTGTTGTACAACCAAACGGACGTGCTCTTGCTGGCGGACATTATGGAGAACTTTCGCGACGTTTGCATGCAGACGTACCAGATCGACCCTGCTTGGTACTACACGGCTCCCGGACTCGCGTGGAGTGCGATGCTCAAGACCACCGGCATAAAACTCGACCTTCTCAGTGACTACAACATGATCCTGATGATCGGCAAGGGCATTCGTGGCGGAGTGTCACAGTGCTCTAACCGGTACGCCACAGCAAACAACCCTTTTATGGAAGATTTCGATGAGGACCAGCCGACTTCCTACCTGACGTACTTGGACGCCAATAATCTGTACGGTTGGTCCATGAGTGAGTACATGCCGTATAAGAACTTCAAGTGGTGCAAAACCGACATTGACGTTACAAAAGTTCCGGATGACGCACCAACTGGCTACATTCTAGAAGTCGACTTGGTGTATCCCGAACAATTACATGACCTCCACTCCGACTTGCCTCTTGCACCGGAACGTCGAGTACCGCCGGGATCGAAAGAAGAGAAACTTCTCACCACACTGTTTGGCAAAGAAAAATACGTTGTCCACTACCGGAATCTAAAACAGTATCTATCGCTCGGCATGAAACTTAAGAAAGTCCACAGAGTTATAAGCTTCAGTCAATCAGCCTGGCTCAAGCCCTACATCGACTTGAACACTGAGATGCGTACGCAAGCCAGGAACGAGTTTGAGAAAGATTTCTTCAAGCTCATGAATAACAGCGTTTTCGGTAAGACGATGGAAAACATCCGGAACAGAGTTGACATCCGACTAGCCACAAAAGACGAACAAGTCGACAAGTGGACTGCTCAACCAAACTTTAAGAGCAGGACGATATTCACCGAACAGTTGGCAGCCGTTCACAAGTCTAAAACAAAATTGATGTTCAACAAAGCAATCTACGTCGGCATGAGCATTCTGGACATGTCGAAAACGCTGATGTACGACTTCCACTACAACGTCATCAAGAGGCG ACGACCCGACTTGTACAAAGACATCAAAGGCATGATCGATCTGTTCGACACCAGCGACTACCCCCAGCCCAACCGATACAACATGCCAGCAGTCAACAAAAAGGTACTAGGGAAGATGAAAGACGAGCTCAACGGCAGAATCATGTACGAGCACGTAGGACTTCGCTCGAAAATGTACTCCAGCAGATCCGAAGGCGGAGTGATCAAAAAGTCGAAAGGTGTCAAAAAGACAACGATAGAAAACCACCTGACCTTCGACGATTACAAACAGTGTCTGTTCACCTCAGGTATACAATACGGTTCGATGAACATGATCCGGAGCTTTAAACACGACTTGTACAGCGTTGAACTGAACAAAATTGTTCTGTCGCCTCATGATGACAAACGCTACATCCAAGACGACGGCATCGGGACTCTGCCCTGGGGAAACTACAGCATCCCCGTAGAAGTTATGGCTGAGCTGGAAATCCGGTCTGCTCTGTCGACACAGTGA
- the LOC124365470 gene encoding uncharacterized protein LOC124365470, translating to MEEFYAKGSGWTLHKILHLELRINRYVPLRGSSYVELHEKVSAKKAIVNIKNTDQKCFVWSILAALHPKGWQAKPERIHHYQPFEHELDVHLDGITFPVSLDHVKLFEKRSGISVNVYSYDEKLVVYPLYVTREEKDTHVDLLYIRDQNNSHYCLIKDLSRLVRSQLSKHTTRTWLCKRCLMHYGTEELLIKHKEDCSEHEAVKILTPKEGSTIQFKDFKHAMRVPFVAYADFECMLTPVASSRRDPDAQSSYTEKYQKHEAVSFSYYFVYSDGDYKPPTTYFGTDAAQVFVESIMNDAREIFQLYSRAAALPMELTQDDLHAIANARQCHICGKSSNDPNDYEVRDHDHLTGKFRGMAHNSCNLNFKKPHFLPVFVHNLSGYDTHLFIKMFGLNNETIKVIPNNEERYISYTIEV from the coding sequence ATGGAAGAGTTCTACGCCAAGGGATCTGGTTGGACCTTGCACAAAATCCTCCACCTCGAGTTACGAATTAATCGTTACGTTCCACTCAGAGGCTCCAGTTACGTGGAACTACACGAAAAGGTTTCAGCTAAGAAAGCAATCGTAAATATAAAGAACACTGATCAGAAATGTTTCGTGTGGTCAATCTTAGCCGCGTTGCATCCCAAGGGGTGGCAAGCGAAGCCTGAGCGTATCCACCACTATCAACCTTTTGAGCACGAATTAGACGTACATTTGGACGGTATCACTTTTCCTGTGAGTCTCGACCACGTCAAGCTGTTTGAAAAGCGATCTGGAATATCCGTCAACGTGTACTCTTACGACGAGAAACTGGTCGTCTATCCGCTGTACGTGACACGAGAAGAAAAAGACACACACGTTGACTTGCTGTATATTAGAGATCAAAACAACTCTCACTACTGCCTCATCAAAGATCTCAGCCGATTAGTACGTTCACAACTTTCAAAGCACACGACTAGAACCTGGCTCTGCAAGCGCTGCCTCATGCATTACGGAACCGAGGAACTACTGATCAAACACAAAGAAGACTGCAGCGAACACGAGGCGGTGAAAATACTGACACCGAAAGAAGGCTCCACAATTCAGTTTAAGGACTTCAAACACGCGATGAGAGTTCCGTTCGTGGCTTACGCTGACTTTGAGTGTATGCTGACTCCCGTAGCCAGCAGCAGACGGGATCCCGATGCACAAAGTTCTTACACTGAAAAGTATCAGAAACACGAAGCAGTTAGTTTCTCGTACTACTTCGTGTACTCTGACGGTGATTACAAACCGCCCACAACGTATTTCGGAACTGACGCTGCACAAGTGTTCGTGGAAAGCATCATGAACGATGCCAGGGAAATATTCCAACTTTACTCAAGAGCTGCTGCTCTACCGATGGAGCTGACTCAAGACGATTTACACGCAATAGCCAACGCTCGGCAGTGTCACATCTGTGGCAAGTCTTCCAACGATCCCAACGATTATGAAGTTCGCGATCACGACCATCTGACGGGGAAATTCAGAGGTATGGCACACAACTCTTGCAACCTCAACTTTAAGAAACCACATTTCCTGCCAGTGTTTGTTCACAACCTGAGCGGATACGACACCCACCTGTTTATCAAAATGTTTGGGCTCAACAACGAGACCATCAAAGTTATTCCCAATAACGAGGAACGTTACATCTCGTACACCATCGAGGTTTGA